GGAACCTTTTAATGCCAGTTTCAATCCATGCAACTTTTGTCCTACATCAAAATGTTGAAATGGTATCATTCGTGCGTGATTAATCAGTACACTTTCTAGGaaagtaataaaataaacatATTTCTTTCCAGGAATTAGCAGTCACGGAACACGAACACATGCTAAGATCTACCAACCTCATGCTACGCTTTCGCTACAAACGTtgtcaaaggaaaacaaaacgttAATCTTAAATCCTTATACAATAAGTATACGCAAGTGACTACAGCAGAATTTGTGATCAACAAATTCTGCAGCTGCTGGATATCATTTCTAATTGAATTCACATTTCTTAGATCACTGAAGCGTCAATTCTGTAAAAAATTGAGCGCTCAAGCAGTTTTTGACCCCTCTTATTTATCGAGTAGCACACTTTCTACCCATTTACTTCATGCGTTCTCAGTGTTAGACAGAGATTCATGACTATTCACTGAATTGTTAGAAAGAAACCATAATATTTTATGCATAATACTGAGCTACGATACTTGGAAAAAAATCCCGCTGTCAACAGTCTAGCTACTAACTAAATGCCAAACTGATAGCGTCCACCGACATCGACCATGTTCAGTTGGTGTTGAGGAGGACGGCAGCGAGTGAGATCAGTGGAACGAACATAGAATGCAATTTCCAATGGAACGAAGAAGACTGTAAACACTCACTAGGAGCCTTCAAACTTTCGGTGACTTCTACTTCCCTTCTACCtctgttagaaaaaaaaatttaaaaaataaaaaaatttccgaaaaaaaaattaaaaaaaaagaatgtatgGCTTCTacctagtttgttttctattgatgaacgctgtgcaagcggtgcacaagttactggtactacgtcataggtaccagtcctcgatctgctcggtcaaaacttagattttgatctttttgcgatcaaaacccattgAAAGACGGAAAaagttaaattgttttttttttttgaatttgtatccatggatgacttaacttttcgtcaaaaatagaaaaagataagggtgacagggactttaagcaTTAATACTCGTAGTATCGCttcctctgtttttttttttttttttgtgttcatGTTGTACACCGTTTGTCAATTGTTAATGAAAGATCCCCCGCAAAGTCGGAACGGTTAACACCTGGAAAATCATGAAGCTGAGCTATTTCAGTTCAAGAATTGACCAGCTGCTTTCAGGTCAGGaaatttttattcatttcagTACATTTTGTGTTACTACATTTGCGTATATTaatacaaggaaaaaaaaataaatagaggTAACGATGGCGAGGAGGCCTAAAAGAAACTATGAAGCTTATGTATATTAGACCTCCTatagttttaaaggatgacATTGACAAAATGGGAACATGACGACGCATAGATTATTGCAAAATAAATAGGAAGttacaaaatgaaaaggaaaactgcaGAAAGATACTTATACTTAACACTTGAGAAAAATACTTATACTTAAATAGGTATAAGAATACTAATAATTTTTACGAAAGAATGCCTTAATTGCTTTTTTGAAGCTACCTTCAGGCTAGGAACCTTTTAATGCCAGTTTCAATCCATGCAACTTTTGTCCTACATCAAAATGTTGAAATGGTATCATTCGTGCGTGATTAATCAGTACACTTTCTAGGAAAGTagtaaaataaacatttttctttccaggAATTAGCAGTCACGGAACACGAACACATGCTAAGATCTACCAACCTCATGCTACGCTTTCGCTACAAACGTtgtcaaaggaaaacaaaacgttAATCTTAAATCCTTATACAATAAGTATACGCAAGTGACTACAGCAGAATTTGTGATCAACAAATTCTGCAGCTGCGGGATATCATTTCTAATTGAATTCACATTTCTTagatcactgaaaaaaaatcacCTGTAAAAACCTGAGCGCTCAAGCAGTTTTTGACCCCTCTTATTTATCCAGTCGCACACTTTCTACGGATTTACTTCATGCGTTCTCAGTGTTAGACAGAGATTCATGACTATTCACTGAATTGTTAGAAAGAAACCATAATATTTTATGCATAGTACTGAGCTACgacacttggaaaaaaaatcccGCTGTCAGCAGTCTAGCTACTAACTAAATGCCAAACTGATAGCGTCCACCGACATCGATCATGTTCAGTTGGTGTTGAGGAGGATGGCAGTGAGTGAGATCAGTGGAACGAACATAGAATGCAATTTCCAATGGAATGAAGAAGACTGTAAACACTCACTGGGAGCCTTCAAACTTTCGGTGACTTCTACTTCCCTTCTACCTCTGTTAGAACAGTTCCTTCCAAGTTCTTCCAGTAGTCGTTCAACAAAGTGCTGACAgttgtttgtaaataaattataattggGATTTGCTTCAAGCCACTTTTTAACGAAGCTGTTAACTTGATCCCTAGTACAGCGGCTGCTTCCAACCAACTCTGTGGAAAGAACCTTTTCTCGTCCTGGGCCATATTTATAGTTGGGATCGTTCACATCAAGTTCATGACTACCGTATGAATTCCCAAACTCATAAACAAAGCCACGGGATTCTACGAACCAGTGAGTTGGATCTAGTGATCGTTTCTTTTTAGAGGAGCTTCCACTTGACGACAATGGAGACGTTTTCTTGAAGTAGTTGTACATACCAGGAGTACTACTTTCAAAACAGTTTGCTTCATTGCCGCTGGAATCAACGCAGACGTTTGATCCGGTACATCTCAGATTCCGATCGAAACATTGCTGTTTCGTCGGACAGTAAAACTTCTGGTCACCACAGCGCTCATTTTCCTTGCCAGTGCGTCCACTGACAACCACGAAGCAACTTAACATAAACACAAGAGAAAATGATCTCGTCGACAGCGCCATGTTTGTCGATGTCTGTACGGTGATGATGTCAGGCGCTAAACTGTACGGTGACTGGGCGTGAAATGTATCGCGTTCACGACTGAATTTTAACCAATCATGGCAAGAGTATGAATGCCAAAAATAGATATTTGTTTATTCAATCAAGTTAGAGAATTGTTAGTCATTGGAACAGACACTTTTGACATTCAAATTTCGTGTCGTTGATAATCTGGTTTCTTGCATAAATTAACATTTTTACGACAGCTGACCTGACACTCAGAGACAATAAAGGAACATGCTCTTTGCACATGATATTTGCATCACAGGTAAGATTTTCATTGTGGTCTGTACGGCCATTTCTCGAGATGTTTGGAAGCTCGATAAAAGGCAAACCGCCGTTTAAATGTTACACTTCATCAAAAGAAAAACGTTCGATCAACCAGCCAGGTCGTTTTCCTCAAATACACAAAATCACGTGACCTTGACCAACGATTTTCGACGATAACAGGGACTCTCAAGCTCTCTCCGATGTTCTGATGCGTTAAATCAACACTGGTCATACACAGTTGGGTCCAGAATTATCTTATCACAAGGCAGAAAATATTTTGTGTCTATAATTGTTCTGTTGCTGGTGTCTATATAAAACCGGCATCTGTGGGCATACTGTATTTCGAGGTCTGGACTGGACTAGAAAAACGCGGAATAGTAAAACGCGGACTTGCAcgacaataattgtttttatttgaacgATCATTTCTCATCCAAAGAACTTCAAATACTAATCaacataaagcagtctggcaaagtcccccacaaagtgttgtaaagcgcatttgaatacatccacatagaaaatgcgctatataaatgcattaccattacattaccctatttatgaccaaaatggcggcaaaatggccaaaatcatTTCTCATCGAAAGAACTTCAAATACTAATCAACTGTAAACTTCTAACATACTTAGAGCCACTAAGTGATTCATCTACCTGCCGTTCCAAGACTTACACCAGAGTTAGCTATTAACTCTGCTTACGCTAACCTTTAGGTAGTGTCAAATTGTGGGGAATGTGTCCTTGTATGCATCTACTTCATGTATGATGACATATCGATGACGAGGTGTGACAAGGAATCGTGACAACAAAGCACATTGTGATATGAACTTTGTTTGGACATAAAACGATGCACAAAatcccctttaccagatcgcgaaAATCGAAAGATCTACATTTACTGACGTATGTT
Above is a genomic segment from Acropora muricata isolate sample 2 chromosome 1, ASM3666990v1, whole genome shotgun sequence containing:
- the LOC136922080 gene encoding uncharacterized protein encodes the protein SYSCHDWLKFSRERDTFHAQSPYSLAPDIITVQTSTNMALSTRSFSLVFMLSCFVVVSGRTGKENERCGDQKFYCPTKQQCFDRNLRCTGSNVCVDSSGNEANCFESSTPGMYNYFKKTSPLSSSGSSSKKKRSLDPTHWFVESRGFVYEFGNSYGSHELDVNDPNYKYGPGREKVLSTELVGSSRCTRDQVNSFVKKWLEANPNYNLFTNNCQHFVERLLEELGRNCSNRGRREVEVTESLKAPSECLQSSSFHWKLHSMFVPLISLTAILLNTN